The Mesotoga sp. BH458_6_3_2_1 genome has a window encoding:
- a CDS encoding branched-chain amino acid ABC transporter permease, which produces MKDLEKISFLKKHRGVFILVAILVIVAIWKPLAAIYGIQRGSLYALIGLPLALTLGVVGIMNLAHGDLLSLGTYFVYLFAVNAGMDPLVSIIPAFILLFVLGVIIYKLTITKVLKAGHLNQLLLTFGISMIVLELMKVIWTTRPRSVYVEYASESASIAGVRFGTYELLYVAFAFGVLIALQLFLKKTRLGQATFAVGQNPQGAKIVGINTGFVYLFVFGISVAILGIAAGVMVPRFAIFPSVGAAYTMKSFCLVAMAGLGNLTGILISGLVLGVGEAIVQSIPGYSGWSDIVFFGVLIAVIMIRSLRRQSL; this is translated from the coding sequence GTGAAGGACTTGGAAAAGATCTCTTTCTTAAAAAAGCATAGAGGCGTTTTTATCCTTGTTGCAATACTTGTTATCGTAGCAATTTGGAAGCCATTAGCTGCGATTTATGGTATTCAAAGGGGCAGTCTATATGCGTTGATAGGGCTGCCATTAGCTCTGACTCTTGGAGTTGTCGGGATAATGAATCTCGCGCATGGTGATCTCCTTTCATTGGGGACCTACTTTGTGTATCTTTTTGCAGTCAACGCAGGCATGGATCCTCTAGTTTCTATTATTCCGGCCTTTATTTTGCTTTTTGTTCTGGGAGTAATAATCTATAAGTTGACCATTACGAAGGTTCTTAAGGCTGGTCATCTAAACCAGTTGCTACTGACATTCGGTATTTCAATGATCGTGCTGGAGCTGATGAAGGTTATCTGGACGACTCGACCAAGAAGCGTGTATGTGGAGTACGCATCAGAATCTGCGTCAATCGCGGGTGTAAGATTCGGAACATATGAACTACTGTACGTTGCGTTTGCATTCGGAGTTCTGATTGCACTTCAGCTCTTCTTGAAAAAGACTAGATTGGGTCAAGCGACATTTGCCGTTGGTCAGAATCCTCAGGGTGCGAAGATTGTTGGGATTAATACGGGTTTCGTCTACCTCTTTGTATTTGGGATATCCGTTGCGATTCTAGGTATTGCTGCGGGAGTCATGGTCCCAAGATTTGCCATCTTTCCTTCGGTAGGTGCTGCATATACAATGAAATCCTTTTGTCTCGTTGCAATGGCAGGTCTTGGCAATCTGACGGGTATCTTAATAAGCGGACTCGTACTTGGAGTTGGAGAGGCAATCGTTCAATCGATACCGGGTTATTCGGGTTGGTCGGACATAGTCTTCTTCGGAGTTCTGATAGCTGTCATCATGATAAGATCGTTGAGGAGGCAGTCACTATGA
- a CDS encoding branched-chain amino acid ABC transporter permease: MKITKPILVLILLAAAIALPLMTESYFITVAITILTFMSLALSWDMMLRTGQLSFGTAGFFGLGGYAGIIAVADSGVDPITGIIIAGLVAGIVSLVLGMAILRLRGLYFAITTMALASVFMVIIRNIHKISGGPSGKVVQNTLFNYDSNKVYWFMLGIAVVTIIVSEVFQRTRIHFAIDSIRADETVAKSHGVNIYKYLILVFVITSIIQGVIGATYALQYGFVFPESSFSAHYLLLPIAMALVGGIYSTVGSVIGAIILGLSSEYLKLIMPYGHLIIYGVIIVVVVLFLPNGVYGAVKDIMGFRKRRLEER; encoded by the coding sequence ATGAAGATTACAAAACCTATTCTCGTTCTGATTCTTCTCGCGGCAGCTATTGCGCTTCCATTAATGACTGAATCATACTTCATAACTGTCGCCATAACTATACTGACTTTCATGAGTCTGGCCTTGAGTTGGGATATGATGTTGAGAACTGGCCAGCTTTCATTTGGTACTGCAGGTTTCTTTGGACTTGGAGGATACGCAGGAATTATTGCTGTTGCAGATTCTGGAGTTGATCCAATCACAGGGATAATAATTGCCGGGTTGGTTGCAGGGATAGTCTCGCTAGTCCTGGGTATGGCAATTCTAAGACTTAGAGGACTGTACTTCGCAATTACAACGATGGCCTTGGCAAGCGTGTTTATGGTGATTATTAGGAATATTCACAAAATCTCGGGAGGACCTAGCGGAAAGGTCGTGCAGAATACTCTGTTCAACTACGATTCCAACAAGGTCTACTGGTTCATGCTAGGAATTGCCGTTGTAACGATTATTGTCTCGGAAGTCTTCCAGAGAACAAGGATACACTTTGCTATCGATTCCATAAGGGCAGATGAGACTGTAGCGAAATCTCACGGAGTTAACATATACAAGTATTTGATTCTTGTATTTGTAATCACTTCCATTATCCAAGGCGTCATTGGCGCGACATATGCTTTGCAGTATGGCTTTGTCTTCCCAGAAAGTAGCTTCTCAGCTCATTACTTGCTTCTTCCGATAGCTATGGCTCTTGTTGGGGGCATATACTCTACCGTCGGTTCGGTAATTGGGGCAATCATCCTCGGTCTTTCATCGGAGTATCTGAAGCTGATAATGCCCTATGGACATTTGATTATTTACGGCGTAATTATTGTTGTAGTAGTTCTCTTTTTGCCCAACGGTGTATATGGCGCAGTGAAAGACATAATGGGATTCAGAAAACGCCGTCTGGAGGAAAGATAA
- a CDS encoding ABC transporter ATP-binding protein, translating to MSILKLEGVTKRFGGLVAVDNVTMEVQKGEILGLIGPNGAGKTTLTNLISGVHTVSEGKIVFDGTDITLLPAHKRCNLGIARTFQIARPLKNLTVIENIMIGGLFGKGEKLSESRKSALKLCETIGLSKPDETLDKITVLEIKKIEIARAMATNPKILFLDEVMSGLNMDETREMIETVRKIRNTGVTICIIEHVMSVIREITERVVVLDRGEILAEGPYSEVSQQHNVITAYLGEDA from the coding sequence ATGAGTATTCTCAAATTGGAAGGAGTAACAAAACGCTTCGGTGGACTTGTCGCAGTTGACAACGTCACGATGGAGGTCCAGAAGGGCGAAATACTCGGCCTGATAGGACCAAACGGAGCAGGAAAGACAACTCTAACGAACCTTATATCCGGTGTTCACACTGTTAGCGAGGGGAAGATAGTATTTGATGGAACAGATATTACACTTCTTCCTGCTCACAAAAGATGTAATCTTGGCATCGCAAGAACCTTTCAGATTGCAAGGCCACTGAAGAACCTCACGGTAATTGAAAATATAATGATAGGAGGTCTCTTTGGAAAGGGCGAAAAGCTAAGTGAGAGTCGAAAAAGCGCTTTGAAGCTTTGCGAAACAATCGGTTTGTCTAAGCCTGACGAAACCCTTGACAAGATAACTGTGCTTGAAATAAAGAAAATTGAAATCGCTAGGGCGATGGCTACGAACCCGAAGATTCTGTTCCTTGACGAAGTGATGTCTGGATTGAACATGGATGAAACTAGAGAGATGATAGAAACGGTCAGGAAGATTAGGAATACTGGAGTGACAATCTGCATTATTGAGCACGTAATGAGCGTAATAAGGGAGATTACAGAGCGAGTTGTTGTTCTGGATAGAGGAGAAATCCTTGCAGAGGGTCCGTACAGTGAAGTGTCGCAGCAACATAACGTTATCACAGCTTATCTGGGGGAGGATGCCTGA
- a CDS encoding ABC transporter ATP-binding protein produces the protein MLEVKNLYVSYGRIQVISDFSFSVGKEAVGLFGPNGAGKTTLINSIIGLVKPKEGEILFEGESLLPFETHTIVRKGISVVPQDGELFPIMTVLENLKIGAAYIKEARDRVDERLDFVFKIFPILKERAYQLAGTMSGGQQRMLAVGRSLMAVPRLLILDEPSVGLQPSLVSELFEKLSVIKSEGVSMILSEQNVRQGLKVIDRGYVIENGTLAIESNADDLMHNEHVKRSYLGL, from the coding sequence ATGCTTGAAGTCAAAAATCTATATGTTTCGTACGGAAGAATTCAAGTTATTTCGGACTTTTCCTTCTCAGTTGGAAAGGAAGCAGTCGGTCTTTTTGGTCCTAACGGAGCGGGAAAGACAACTTTGATAAATTCCATTATTGGTCTTGTGAAACCGAAGGAAGGAGAAATCCTCTTTGAGGGCGAATCCCTTCTTCCCTTTGAAACTCATACGATTGTTAGGAAGGGAATTTCTGTTGTTCCGCAAGACGGTGAGTTATTCCCAATCATGACGGTTCTTGAAAACTTGAAAATCGGAGCTGCCTATATCAAGGAGGCAAGAGACAGAGTCGATGAGAGGTTAGACTTTGTCTTCAAAATATTCCCGATCCTCAAAGAACGCGCTTATCAGTTGGCTGGAACGATGAGCGGAGGGCAACAGCGAATGTTGGCCGTCGGCCGATCGCTAATGGCAGTTCCAAGGCTGCTGATTCTTGACGAACCATCAGTGGGACTTCAGCCTTCTTTGGTTTCCGAGCTTTTCGAGAAGCTGTCCGTAATAAAGTCTGAAGGAGTATCTATGATCCTTTCGGAACAGAATGTTAGACAGGGTTTGAAGGTCATAGATAGGGGTTACGTTATCGAGAACGGGACCCTAGCAATTGAAAGCAACGCCGACGATCTGATGCACAATGAGCATGTCAAGCGCTCTTATCTCGGCTTGTGA
- a CDS encoding alpha/beta fold hydrolase, translating into MIGVFLAEQVFADGIEDNASFAFMDVNIKGDEKETSVPDRGELGMKRMVVENYARIVDKKIFYLETVGSEGIPVVFVHGNFASSTWFEPSLEILPERFKGYAIDLPSFGRSDRLEEISIDNYANYVIDFILEMEADGVVLVGHSLGGAVAQSVVIKRPDLIDRVILVDPAPPDGLITPEEVYPYLEMYKGNRELLKKALMGVMPTRKEDDFLERLVDDALLMDEKCFVENARALDRYDFGDELKKTEVPHLVIVGKLDQIITEEMARRFEKLVKNIEVKVLQEYGHSVIVENTELFMEMFIDFTD; encoded by the coding sequence TTGATTGGTGTTTTTCTGGCAGAACAAGTCTTTGCGGACGGTATTGAAGATAATGCTTCATTCGCCTTCATGGATGTTAATATCAAGGGTGACGAAAAAGAAACTTCAGTGCCAGATAGGGGGGAGTTAGGAATGAAGAGGATGGTTGTCGAAAATTATGCAAGGATAGTGGACAAGAAGATCTTCTATCTTGAGACTGTAGGTTCTGAAGGAATTCCTGTCGTCTTTGTTCACGGGAATTTTGCTTCGAGTACTTGGTTCGAGCCTTCTCTAGAGATTCTACCTGAGAGATTTAAGGGCTATGCAATTGATCTACCGAGTTTTGGCAGATCCGACAGACTCGAGGAAATAAGCATTGATAACTATGCGAACTATGTGATTGATTTCATACTTGAAATGGAAGCAGACGGAGTTGTTCTAGTTGGACACTCTTTGGGAGGTGCAGTTGCTCAAAGCGTTGTCATAAAGAGACCTGATCTGATTGATAGGGTCATCTTGGTAGACCCGGCCCCGCCAGATGGGTTAATCACTCCGGAAGAAGTTTATCCATATCTGGAGATGTACAAAGGAAACAGAGAGCTTCTCAAAAAGGCGCTCATGGGTGTAATGCCTACTCGTAAGGAAGATGATTTTCTTGAACGCCTTGTTGACGATGCTCTTCTGATGGACGAAAAGTGTTTTGTTGAAAATGCCAGAGCGTTAGATAGATACGATTTCGGTGACGAGCTGAAAAAGACAGAAGTGCCTCACTTGGTGATAGTCGGAAAACTCGACCAGATAATCACCGAGGAGATGGCAAGGAGATTCGAAAAGCTCGTTAAGAACATCGAAGTTAAGGTGCTCCAGGAATATGGTCACAGTGTAATAGTAGAGAATACTGAGCTTTTTATGGAGATGTTCATCGATTTCACCGACTAA
- a CDS encoding helix-turn-helix transcriptional regulator, translating into MLLGKIKYIDWPSYDFLLSIMRVNCNEMILGAYKDQDFIEQFKPDLEIIDWVNETKRSLPSDIDELLERFFDCETYFGAGTFALIQERNLESPEEFIEALKQTSEKSILGRFLRTGFGSDINEKEDFQFEELIEKLTLDEKEMLLFITESTIFSSVQKANLLELLENPSQTKEDLLYLFEWFLENVFNKIKNDVRKSNQKYLRLLEKNIQEDGTTYLERLNIVSLFDVLETVTTLELSVSPFLGLDQASLMVNKDRYLFILGYDRVEVPFRKKDERLECIDVFDALADRERLAILKELSREPNRPVSLAKKLKISAGDLSNHFEKLKKGRLLESVYDGEHVKYTVKSENIRRLVNESLDKLLDEN; encoded by the coding sequence ATGCTGCTAGGAAAGATAAAGTACATAGATTGGCCGTCCTACGATTTTCTTTTGAGCATTATGAGGGTCAACTGCAACGAAATGATACTTGGCGCGTACAAAGACCAGGATTTTATTGAGCAGTTCAAACCTGATCTTGAGATTATTGATTGGGTAAATGAGACTAAGAGGTCTCTTCCCTCGGACATTGATGAACTTCTCGAACGTTTTTTTGATTGTGAAACGTATTTCGGAGCAGGCACATTTGCTCTGATCCAGGAACGAAATCTTGAAAGCCCGGAAGAGTTCATTGAAGCTCTGAAACAGACTTCTGAGAAGAGCATACTCGGACGTTTCCTCAGGACTGGATTTGGTTCGGACATAAACGAAAAAGAGGATTTTCAGTTTGAAGAGTTGATAGAGAAACTCACCCTGGACGAGAAGGAGATGCTACTTTTCATAACCGAGAGCACAATCTTCTCATCGGTTCAGAAAGCAAATCTTCTTGAACTCCTTGAAAACCCATCTCAGACAAAGGAGGATCTTTTATATCTATTTGAATGGTTTCTGGAAAATGTTTTCAACAAGATCAAGAATGATGTAAGGAAATCTAACCAGAAATATCTTAGATTGCTCGAAAAAAATATTCAAGAGGATGGGACAACATATCTTGAGAGACTAAATATCGTCAGTCTTTTTGACGTTCTTGAAACGGTCACTACTCTAGAACTGAGTGTCTCTCCTTTTCTTGGTCTCGACCAGGCAAGCCTAATGGTCAATAAGGACCGGTATCTTTTCATTCTAGGTTACGACAGGGTGGAGGTTCCATTCAGAAAGAAGGATGAGCGACTGGAGTGTATCGATGTTTTTGATGCTCTGGCAGATAGAGAAAGGCTTGCGATCCTTAAAGAACTCAGCAGGGAACCCAACCGCCCGGTTTCTCTTGCTAAGAAGCTGAAAATTTCTGCAGGGGACCTCAGCAATCATTTTGAAAAGCTGAAGAAGGGAAGATTGCTGGAAAGTGTTTATGATGGTGAACATGTGAAGTATACAGTCAAGTCCGAAAATATAAGAAGATTGGTTAATGAATCACTCGACAAGTTATTGGATGAGAACTAG
- a CDS encoding ROK family transcriptional regulator produces MVGKKLDSENIGRSNRKLILQLLRKSPVTTRRDLAIASGLNPSTVTKIIKDYLSMGLCEEIKAEDTGRIGRKAIVLRLNRKAFMSVVIDIGVEETIVGKGFFDGSVSVVNKFSTPHDFDEFMKVLSAETYMISRNIPKYRFLGYSVSVPGIVDVENSRIVYVPHLGWKDLVLRERLSRRYPVFLDNEANLSLIAEKWNNPSLVSVGDVAFVYVSEGIGCGIMFDGQIYRGRDYSAGELGHMTVQIDGKKCYCGNFGCWETVASTEAIVARANEMGFSLVGNSNNEKYLSILSSSEPVFEPLLNQIEKSLAVGIVNIVNSLDTEVVILGGVASMIPESSLHNLTGLVNSRVLYATGQNIKIIRSVLHEKGMASSKMIGAALHIIDKKTADFV; encoded by the coding sequence TTGGTCGGCAAAAAGCTGGATTCAGAAAATATTGGAAGATCTAATAGAAAGCTGATACTTCAGTTATTGAGGAAGAGCCCGGTGACGACGAGAAGAGATCTTGCGATCGCATCTGGTCTAAATCCCAGTACTGTGACAAAGATAATAAAGGACTACCTTTCTATGGGACTTTGCGAAGAGATCAAGGCCGAAGATACTGGCCGTATAGGGAGGAAGGCGATTGTTCTTAGACTAAACAGGAAAGCCTTCATGTCAGTGGTAATAGATATTGGAGTCGAAGAAACAATAGTAGGCAAGGGCTTCTTCGACGGTTCAGTATCTGTTGTCAACAAATTCAGTACCCCTCATGACTTCGATGAATTCATGAAAGTGCTTTCTGCAGAGACATACATGATCTCTAGAAATATTCCCAAGTACAGATTTCTCGGTTATTCAGTTTCGGTTCCTGGAATAGTTGACGTTGAGAATTCGAGGATTGTTTACGTACCTCATCTCGGTTGGAAGGATCTTGTTCTGCGAGAAAGGCTTTCCAGACGTTATCCGGTTTTTCTTGACAATGAAGCGAACCTATCGCTGATAGCGGAGAAATGGAACAACCCTTCTCTGGTTTCTGTCGGGGATGTTGCGTTCGTATATGTATCTGAGGGAATTGGCTGCGGAATAATGTTCGACGGACAGATTTACAGGGGACGTGACTATTCTGCCGGCGAACTGGGACACATGACTGTCCAGATTGATGGAAAGAAATGTTATTGTGGGAATTTCGGCTGCTGGGAAACAGTAGCATCCACTGAAGCGATCGTGGCCAGGGCAAATGAAATGGGATTTTCGCTTGTAGGAAATAGCAACAACGAGAAGTATTTGAGTATCCTGAGTTCATCTGAACCCGTTTTTGAGCCTCTTTTGAACCAGATTGAGAAGAGTCTAGCTGTTGGTATAGTCAACATTGTGAATTCGCTTGATACTGAGGTTGTTATTCTGGGCGGAGTCGCTTCGATGATTCCAGAAAGCTCATTGCACAACCTGACTGGTTTGGTGAATTCGAGGGTTCTGTATGCAACTGGTCAGAACATCAAGATAATCAGAAGTGTTCTACATGAAAAAGGAATGGCTAGTTCGAAAATGATAGGAGCCGCTCTGCACATTATTGATAAGAAGACAGCTGATTTTGTCTAG
- the xylB gene encoding xylulokinase, whose amino-acid sequence MTTYFGIDVGTNSVKGIAVDEKGHVIDSSIRQITMETPRPGWAQQNPEVWWNAVSVVLKALASRNGTCPSAISVSGQMHSLVALDEKGDVVYPAILWCDQRTERQCLRITEQFGGEKRIIEKFGNPVLTGFTLPKMLWLADNEPSIFRRIRTWMLPKDYIVMKLTGVIATDFSDASGTSMLDVNGKFDRRIEEIAGISFSANPALIASGEIAGRITHPSLSELRDVPVVIGGADNAASAYGCGVEQPGDAMVSIGTSGTVVALTKQGVPDAQGGVHLFRHVTGNDFYHMAVILSATNSLNWFKERFGESLSFEALENLVEKTPAGSNGVVFLPYLNGERTPHRDPNARGTLFGYSTFHSRGDVFRSIYEGVGFALREGAELIESLGSDLSNVRIVGGGSRSDTWCQIIADNLGKSIWLPEVDEGPAYGSARLAAGAVGIDSSSWIRMKKEYRPSESAKKIYDSVFSIYKKLYRSIKDNYREISELQERIVD is encoded by the coding sequence ATGACCACATACTTTGGAATAGACGTCGGTACGAATTCTGTGAAGGGAATCGCAGTTGATGAAAAGGGACATGTTATCGACTCTTCGATTCGTCAAATAACAATGGAGACTCCCAGACCTGGATGGGCTCAACAGAATCCCGAGGTATGGTGGAATGCAGTTTCGGTTGTTTTGAAAGCTCTCGCCAGTAGGAATGGAACCTGTCCCTCTGCAATATCTGTCAGTGGACAGATGCATTCTCTCGTTGCGCTCGACGAAAAAGGCGATGTCGTTTATCCCGCGATCTTGTGGTGTGATCAGAGGACGGAACGTCAGTGTTTGAGGATAACCGAGCAGTTTGGTGGAGAAAAGAGAATCATCGAGAAATTTGGAAACCCTGTACTGACTGGATTCACGCTTCCAAAAATGCTGTGGCTTGCCGATAACGAACCTTCGATCTTCAGAAGAATTCGAACCTGGATGCTGCCGAAGGATTACATAGTTATGAAGCTGACAGGAGTGATTGCTACCGATTTTTCGGATGCTTCGGGAACCTCTATGCTAGATGTCAACGGTAAATTTGACAGGCGAATTGAGGAGATTGCAGGTATTAGTTTCTCCGCGAATCCTGCTTTGATTGCATCGGGTGAAATTGCTGGAAGAATCACTCATCCTTCACTCTCTGAGTTGAGAGATGTTCCGGTCGTGATCGGCGGCGCGGACAATGCTGCTTCTGCTTATGGTTGCGGGGTTGAACAACCGGGAGATGCAATGGTAAGCATCGGAACTTCGGGAACGGTTGTTGCTCTTACCAAACAAGGAGTTCCAGATGCGCAAGGTGGAGTACATCTTTTCAGACATGTGACAGGGAATGACTTCTATCATATGGCAGTGATTCTTTCAGCCACAAACTCACTTAATTGGTTCAAAGAGAGATTTGGAGAAAGCCTCTCCTTTGAAGCACTTGAAAACTTGGTCGAAAAAACGCCGGCAGGCTCCAACGGAGTGGTCTTCCTTCCATATCTTAACGGCGAAAGAACGCCGCACCGCGATCCGAACGCTAGAGGAACCCTCTTTGGTTATTCCACTTTTCACAGCAGAGGAGACGTCTTTCGTAGCATTTACGAAGGTGTGGGCTTTGCTCTTAGAGAGGGAGCAGAACTAATTGAGAGTCTTGGGTCGGATCTTAGCAACGTGAGGATTGTGGGGGGAGGTTCAAGGAGCGATACGTGGTGCCAGATCATTGCAGACAATCTTGGCAAGTCGATCTGGTTACCAGAAGTTGATGAGGGTCCGGCATATGGATCGGCACGTCTCGCTGCAGGAGCTGTTGGGATCGATTCCTCTTCATGGATTAGGATGAAAAAGGAGTATAGGCCGAGTGAGAGTGCTAAGAAAATCTATGACAGTGTTTTCAGCATTTATAAGAAGCTTTATCGGAGCATAAAAGATAACTATAGAGAGATAAGTGAGTTGCAGGAAAGAATAGTTGATTGA
- the xylA gene encoding xylose isomerase, whose protein sequence is MGIFDKIEKIQYKGPDNRDPMAFSFYNPDEVIMGKTMREYLRFAIAFWHTFQGDGLDMFGKPTMKRNWDSVQDPMTLAKLKIDAVFELCEKLSVDYFCFHDRDIAPEGETLRETNSKLDQVVTHIVDHLKTSEVGILWGTANLFANPRFMHGAATSCDADVYAYAAAQVKKAIEVTKELGGKNYVFWGGREGYETLLNTDMGFEMDNLARFFHMAVDHAREIGFTGQFLIEPKPMEPTKHQYDFDVANALSFLRKYGLEGHFKFNVEANHATLAGHTFQHELRFARINGLLGSVDANQGDSLLGWDTDQFPTDVYSTTLGMYEIIKNGGLYPGGLNFDAKVRRGSYEERDLFVAHIAGMDTFALGLKAAAKLIDEGTLERHLKERYGSFETGIGKDILEGRASFRSLEEYIIDKKNPLPEPSNQEYLERLLNWAIIAAGK, encoded by the coding sequence ATGGGCATTTTCGACAAGATAGAGAAGATCCAGTACAAGGGGCCTGACAATCGCGACCCCATGGCTTTTAGTTTTTACAACCCTGACGAAGTTATAATGGGGAAAACTATGAGGGAGTACTTGAGGTTCGCTATTGCCTTCTGGCATACATTCCAGGGAGATGGACTGGACATGTTTGGCAAGCCTACTATGAAAAGAAACTGGGATTCGGTTCAGGATCCGATGACTCTCGCAAAGCTTAAGATCGATGCGGTATTTGAACTCTGTGAGAAGTTGAGTGTTGACTACTTCTGTTTTCACGATCGCGACATTGCACCTGAAGGAGAAACTCTGAGAGAAACCAACAGTAAGCTCGATCAGGTTGTTACTCACATTGTCGATCACCTGAAAACAAGTGAAGTCGGCATACTGTGGGGAACTGCAAACCTCTTCGCCAATCCGAGATTCATGCACGGGGCAGCTACTTCCTGCGATGCAGATGTCTACGCCTACGCTGCTGCCCAGGTGAAAAAAGCAATTGAAGTTACTAAGGAGTTGGGCGGAAAGAACTACGTATTCTGGGGTGGAAGGGAAGGCTACGAAACCTTACTGAATACGGATATGGGCTTCGAAATGGACAATTTAGCGAGGTTCTTCCACATGGCGGTCGACCATGCCAGGGAGATCGGTTTTACTGGTCAGTTTCTCATTGAACCCAAGCCTATGGAACCTACGAAGCATCAGTACGATTTTGATGTTGCTAATGCATTGTCTTTCTTAAGAAAATATGGTCTAGAAGGGCATTTCAAGTTCAATGTCGAGGCAAATCATGCAACTCTTGCAGGGCATACCTTTCAGCATGAACTAAGATTTGCGCGGATCAATGGTTTGCTTGGAAGCGTAGATGCCAATCAGGGAGATTCGCTGCTGGGATGGGATACGGATCAATTCCCAACAGACGTCTACTCAACAACCCTCGGAATGTACGAGATAATCAAGAACGGAGGGCTGTACCCCGGTGGTCTGAACTTCGACGCTAAGGTAAGAAGAGGTTCATATGAAGAGCGAGATCTTTTTGTGGCTCACATTGCCGGTATGGATACATTTGCTCTGGGCTTGAAAGCTGCTGCCAAACTGATAGATGAAGGGACTCTCGAAAGGCATCTTAAGGAAAGGTACGGGAGCTTTGAGACTGGAATTGGGAAAGATATCTTAGAAGGTAGAGCCAGTTTTCGATCGCTTGAAGAGTATATTATCGACAAGAAGAACCCTCTTCCAGAACCATCAAATCAGGAATACCTCGAGAGGCTTCTGAACTGGGCAATAATCGCTGCCGGTAAATAA
- a CDS encoding hydrolase-like protein, whose translation MASRSEVMLPPAGSEARWREEVMPGRASGEVMLALKHQEAKTKEKVQAN comes from the coding sequence GTGGCATCAAGATCAGAAGTGATGCTGCCTCCGGCAGGAAGTGAGGCTCGCTGGCGCGAGGAAGTGATGCCCGGAAGAGCATCCGGGGAAGTGATGCTGGCGCTTAAGCACCAGGAGGCAAAAACCAAAGAAAAAGTGCAAGCAAATTAA
- a CDS encoding YkgJ family cysteine cluster protein — MISGLPFDDLYKKASEIQEILDSVEETIRNVQLETGLRCPPSCRECCKTSGDVIQVTVTEFLPLSLRLWNEGKANQLLERLDSVYDSDQCILFESSSAISEEGGCTEYSSRPLLCRLFGFSGIINRLGQVTPVVCKHMKKHCPLSVKNLFGKLSCGLEIPVFADYSSQIRGIDPYMGANTFSVNLALRRALEYVGLRFDFTGRGYDRTA, encoded by the coding sequence TTGATTAGCGGGTTACCGTTTGATGATCTATACAAAAAAGCAAGCGAGATTCAAGAGATTTTGGATTCGGTTGAAGAGACAATTAGGAATGTCCAGCTTGAGACAGGTCTTAGATGTCCCCCTTCTTGCAGGGAGTGTTGCAAGACTTCCGGTGATGTCATTCAAGTTACTGTCACGGAATTTCTTCCTCTTTCTTTGAGACTCTGGAATGAAGGAAAGGCCAATCAGTTACTTGAGCGACTTGATTCAGTTTACGACAGTGATCAGTGTATTCTCTTTGAAAGTTCCTCAGCCATAAGTGAAGAGGGTGGATGCACAGAATACTCAAGTAGACCACTCCTCTGCAGATTATTTGGTTTTTCCGGAATTATCAACAGATTGGGACAGGTAACCCCTGTAGTTTGCAAGCACATGAAAAAGCACTGTCCGCTATCTGTAAAGAATCTATTTGGAAAACTTTCTTGTGGGTTGGAGATCCCCGTCTTTGCTGACTATTCGAGCCAGATTAGAGGAATTGATCCATATATGGGTGCAAACACATTCTCAGTCAACTTAGCACTAAGAAGGGCCCTTGAATATGTGGGGCTGAGGTTTGACTTCACTGGAAGAGGTTACGACAGAACTGCTTGA
- a CDS encoding winged helix-turn-helix domain-containing protein — protein sequence MNFKELSETSGIKYETVRNYVKVLIEEGLIDEVNEDVVQIVKKMPDYTSKGFTVVEAAHRAVVLKDADTYVTEELTELRDKIASLLEENQRLERELAEERATVTELEEQLESFKSNAKNSSAIAVYKEDARTAAEALKTTIKSAGSGFVQFLQWLFDTDEEATEDNSAK from the coding sequence GTGAATTTCAAAGAACTATCCGAGACAAGTGGAATCAAGTATGAAACAGTAAGAAATTATGTGAAAGTCTTGATTGAAGAAGGACTTATCGATGAGGTCAACGAAGATGTAGTTCAGATTGTGAAGAAAATGCCGGACTACACTTCCAAAGGCTTCACAGTTGTTGAGGCTGCCCATAGAGCAGTTGTCCTCAAGGATGCTGATACTTACGTTACTGAAGAACTCACAGAGCTTCGAGATAAAATTGCGAGCCTTCTGGAAGAGAATCAGAGGCTAGAAAGAGAGCTTGCCGAGGAAAGGGCTACGGTCACGGAACTCGAGGAACAACTGGAGTCCTTCAAAAGTAATGCAAAAAACTCTTCAGCTATTGCTGTGTACAAAGAAGACGCCAGAACCGCCGCTGAAGCACTTAAGACCACAATAAAGTCAGCTGGAAGCGGTTTTGTTCAATTCCTACAGTGGCTATTTGACACAGATGAAGAAGCGACCGAGGACAATTCAGCTAAATGA